In one Leptidea sinapis chromosome 25, ilLepSina1.1, whole genome shotgun sequence genomic region, the following are encoded:
- the LOC126971935 gene encoding negative elongation factor B, whose product MAAHNKLPGTGLEDVGVPGQTFLRDALTSCTDPLKAIEEFQLENGILLPSLRPMLPLLDLHGVRRLDFHTSVLEELRDKLISHINVLGGKDGKGNEKKLKELLAKSFPVVKVKALRPVIMGILKNIPHIDDKYLKVLVRDRDLYNDTDTEVKRQIWQDNQSLFGDEVSPLLSQYIREKENVLFDHESFANIFFTSSPKLRRASPVVTKLKHMVGTSIKLYDMVLQFLRTLFLRTKNIHYCTLRAELLMTLHDAEVQEIISVDPCHKFTWCLDACIREKNVDLKRSRELQGFLDGVKKGTEQILGDLSMTLCDPFAVNFLATSAIKILHHLINTEGLPRDNTILILLLRMLALGLGSWNIINTQEFKEPKLDSQVVTKYMPALMSLMVDDQVRALHNKLPPDERESAITTIEHSGPPPDACEAYMRESPVCSILAMYYTLHAAKLKDRGALLRILSILGSCNNNLAYSDPFLHALVALLIQLPDEFQGEDFSTVLFDEFFFAGLSKDNVTRHLLKLLWYIHPKLPETRIHTLMKALQPGTQHNESVHKLYEALQQKLHTQAEPAQATTEMDYLDSPLMSVPMPTPSPYHM is encoded by the coding sequence ATGGCTGCCCATAATAAATTACCTGGTACTGGCTTAGAAGATGTTGGTGTACCAGGACAGACGTTTCTTAGGGATGCATTGACCAGTTGTACTGATCCCCTGAAAGCAATTGAAGAATTTCAACTTGAAAATGGAATACTTTTGCCTTCACTCCGGCCTATGCTGCCATTATTAGATTTGCACGGTGTACGACGCCTAGATTTTCACACATCAGTGCTAGAGGAATTAAGAGACAAATTAATATCTCATATTAACGTATTAGGCGGTAAAGACGGTAAAGGTAACGAAAAAAAGCTAAAAGAACTGCTTGCTAAGAGTTTTCCGGTAGTAAAAGTTAAAGCTCTCAGACCAGTTATCATGGGAATTCTAAAAAATATACCTCATATTGAtgacaaatatttaaaagttttggtCCGAGATCGTGACTTGTACAATGATACAGATACTGAAGTGAAACGGCAAATATGGCAAGACAATCAGTCGTTATTTGGTGATGAAGTGTCTCCTTTATTGAGTCAGTATATAAGAGAAAAGGAAAATGTGTTATTTGATCATGAAAGTTTTGCTAATATATTTTTCACATCATCTCCTAAGTTGAGACGAGCAAGTCCCGTTGTAACTAAACTAAAACACATGGTAGGAACAAGTATCAAATTGTATGATATGGTTCTACAATTTCTACGAACATTATTTCTTCGTACTAAAAACATACACTATTGTACACTAAGAGCTGAGCTTTTAATGACTTTGCATGATGCAGAAGTTCAAGAAATTATATCAGTGGATCCTTGTCACAAATTCACTTGGTGCCTAGATGCATGCATCAGAGAAAagaatgttgatttaaaaagatCTAGAGAGTTACAAGGTTTTCTGGATGGTGTTAAGAAGGGCACTGAACAGATACTTGGAGACTTATCAATGACCCTGTGTGACCCATTTGCAGTAAATTTTCTGGCTACATCAGCTATTAAAATTTTGCATCATTTGATCAACACAGAAGGACTTCCAAGGGATAatactatattaattttattactcaGAATGTTGGCATTAGGCTTAGGTTCTTGGAATATAATTAATACTCAAGAATTTAAGGAGCCTAAACTGGACAGTCAAGTGGTAACAAAATATATGCCAGCCTTAATGTCCCTGATGGTTGATGATCAAGTTCGCGCTTTACATAATAAACTCCCGCCAGATGAAAGAGAATCTGCCATCACTACTATAGAACACTCGGGTCCTCCACCTGATGCTTGTGAAGCTTATATGAGAGAAAGCCCTGTTTGCAGTATTCTAGCTATGTATTATACTCTTCATGcagcaaaattaaaagatagaGGTGCATTATTGAGAATTCTTAGCATATTAGGTAGTTGCAATAACAATCTTGCATATTCTGATCCATTCTTGCATGCCTTGGTCGCACTTTTGATTCAACTGCCTGATGAATTTCAAGGTGAAGACTTCAGTACTGTGCTGTTTGATGAGTTCTTCTTTGCTGGTTTATCAAAAGACAATGTTACACGACATCTCTTGAAGTTACTATGGTACATTCATCCAAAATTACCGGAAACTAGGATTCACACTTTAATGAAGGCTCTTCAACCTGGTACACAACATAATGAGTCAGTGCATAAGTTGTATGAAGCTTTACAACAAAAGCTACACACTCAAGCAGAACCCGCACAGGCCACTACTGAAATGGATTATTTAGATTCGCCTTTAATGAGTGTACCAATGCCGACTCCCTCTCCCTACCATATGTAG
- the LOC126971937 gene encoding CWF19-like protein 1 isoform X1: MTEKQKTLICGDVNGCFNTLFSRVELIVKKSGPFDVLLCVGNFFGVDNSQLDAYRMRTKKVPVTTYVFGPSDGNHVKYYCEEGSEIVPNVIYMGKRGIFTTSADVKIAYLTGLSRRELGKDIPMCTFEPSDCSAVRDACYRGQTEYRGVDVLITTLWPSGIQQDEVQKVDVAEERLSNLIAWLSIHLKPRYHFVPSIDKFYERQPYRNQSTHQDYRECATRFIALSSVGNKAKEKWIYACSLQPITKMRMTDLLQGTTDETPCPYDPDLLKQHQPGKVVKISGNGQFFFNMDTQDDDHGKRKRRSGDNPDKKRKENPDSCWFCLSSPTVEKHLVICVGSHCYLALPKGPLTPYHVLILPIAHHQSVTKAPDEVNKEIKQFKEVLKKFYSSMGMLGVFFERNFKSSHMQIQCVPVPKACETQLLEVFQDEAGINRIELEVLPPFTEIAQVSLPGAPYFHAELPSDQIYAKTRQHFPLQFGRDVLSSPPILNCEDKADWRQCLLSREEEDSLVAMFRQKFKPFDFTADVDSDSD, encoded by the exons ATGacagaaaaacaaaaaac CCTTATTTGTGGGGATGTTAACGGATGTTTTAATACGTTATTTTCTCGTGTagaattaattgtaaaaaaatcaggACCATTCGATGTTCTACTGTGTGTTGGAAACTTCTTTGGCGTAGATAATTCACAGTTGGATGCATATAGAATGAGAACAAAAAAAG tgCCAGTTACAACTTATGTGTTTGGACCATCTGATGGTAATCATGTAAAATATTACTGTGAAGAAGGCTCGGAAATTGTGCCCAATGTAATCTATATGG gTAAAAGGGGGATTTTCACTACTAGTGCAGATGTGAAAATAGCATACTTAACTGGGTTATCAAGAAGAGAGCTAGGCAAGGACATCCCAATGTGTACATTTGAACCGAGTGACTGCAGTGCTGTGAGAGATGCATGTTACAGAGGTCAAACCGAATATAGAGGTGTTGATGTTTTGATTACAACTCTTTGGCCCAGTGGTATACAACAAGATGAGGTTCAAAAG GTAGATGTTGCAGAGGAAAGGTTATCAAACTTAATAGCTTGGCTGTCAATACATTTGAAACCGAGGTATCATTTTGTGCCATCTATTGACAAATTCTATGAGAGGCAACCATATAG GAATCAAAGTACTCACCAAGATTATAGAGAATGTGCAACAAGATTCATAGCATTATCATCAGTGGGGAACAAAGCTAAAGAGAAATGGATATATGCTTGCTCGCTACAACCTATCACAAAGATGAGAATGACAGATCTTTTGCAAGGCACAACTGATGAAACTCCATGCCCGTACGATCCTGACTTGTTGAAGCAACATCAACCAGGAAAGGTGGTCAAG atatCGGGAAATGGCCAGTTCTTCTTTAATATGGATACCCAAGATGACGATCATGGCAAGAGAAAAAGAAGGAGTGGAGATAATCctgataaaaaaagaaaagaaaatccCG aTTCGTGCTGGTTCTGTCTATCTTCACCAACAGTTGAGAAGCATCTGGTGATATGTGTGGGCAGCCATTGTTACCTAGCGTTGCCGAAGGGCCCGCTCACTCCGTACCATGTGTTGATATTGCCGATAGCGCATCATCAATCTGTTACAAAG GCGCCAGATGAAGTGAACAAAGAGATAAAGCAGTTCAAAGAAGTGCTGAAGAAGTTCTACTCTTCGATGGGAATGCTGGGAGTGTTTTTCGAGAGGAACTTCAAGAGCTCGCACATGCAGATACAATGTGTGCCCGTGCCGAAAGCGTGCGAGACGCAATTGTTAGAGGTTTTTCAG GATGAGGCTGGTATCAACCGAATTGAACTAGAAGTACTGCCGCCGTTCACGGAGATAGCTCAAGTGTCCCTGCCCGGGGCTCCTTACTTTCACGCGGAGTTGCCCTCCGACCAGATCTACGCGAAGACCAGGCAACACTTCCCTTTACAGTTTGGACG AGATGTACTGTCAAGTCCACCGATTCTGAATTGCGAGGACAAAGCAGACTGGCGACAGTGTCTTTTGTCGCGTGAAGAAGAAGACTCCCTTGTTGCAATGTTTAGACAAAAGTTCAAGCCGTTCGACTTCACAGCCGATGTCGATAGTGATAGCGATTGA
- the LOC126971937 gene encoding CWF19-like protein 1 isoform X2: MRTKKVPVTTYVFGPSDGNHVKYYCEEGSEIVPNVIYMGKRGIFTTSADVKIAYLTGLSRRELGKDIPMCTFEPSDCSAVRDACYRGQTEYRGVDVLITTLWPSGIQQDEVQKVDVAEERLSNLIAWLSIHLKPRYHFVPSIDKFYERQPYRNQSTHQDYRECATRFIALSSVGNKAKEKWIYACSLQPITKMRMTDLLQGTTDETPCPYDPDLLKQHQPGKVVKISGNGQFFFNMDTQDDDHGKRKRRSGDNPDKKRKENPDSCWFCLSSPTVEKHLVICVGSHCYLALPKGPLTPYHVLILPIAHHQSVTKAPDEVNKEIKQFKEVLKKFYSSMGMLGVFFERNFKSSHMQIQCVPVPKACETQLLEVFQDEAGINRIELEVLPPFTEIAQVSLPGAPYFHAELPSDQIYAKTRQHFPLQFGRDVLSSPPILNCEDKADWRQCLLSREEEDSLVAMFRQKFKPFDFTADVDSDSD; encoded by the exons ATGAGAACAAAAAAAG tgCCAGTTACAACTTATGTGTTTGGACCATCTGATGGTAATCATGTAAAATATTACTGTGAAGAAGGCTCGGAAATTGTGCCCAATGTAATCTATATGG gTAAAAGGGGGATTTTCACTACTAGTGCAGATGTGAAAATAGCATACTTAACTGGGTTATCAAGAAGAGAGCTAGGCAAGGACATCCCAATGTGTACATTTGAACCGAGTGACTGCAGTGCTGTGAGAGATGCATGTTACAGAGGTCAAACCGAATATAGAGGTGTTGATGTTTTGATTACAACTCTTTGGCCCAGTGGTATACAACAAGATGAGGTTCAAAAG GTAGATGTTGCAGAGGAAAGGTTATCAAACTTAATAGCTTGGCTGTCAATACATTTGAAACCGAGGTATCATTTTGTGCCATCTATTGACAAATTCTATGAGAGGCAACCATATAG GAATCAAAGTACTCACCAAGATTATAGAGAATGTGCAACAAGATTCATAGCATTATCATCAGTGGGGAACAAAGCTAAAGAGAAATGGATATATGCTTGCTCGCTACAACCTATCACAAAGATGAGAATGACAGATCTTTTGCAAGGCACAACTGATGAAACTCCATGCCCGTACGATCCTGACTTGTTGAAGCAACATCAACCAGGAAAGGTGGTCAAG atatCGGGAAATGGCCAGTTCTTCTTTAATATGGATACCCAAGATGACGATCATGGCAAGAGAAAAAGAAGGAGTGGAGATAATCctgataaaaaaagaaaagaaaatccCG aTTCGTGCTGGTTCTGTCTATCTTCACCAACAGTTGAGAAGCATCTGGTGATATGTGTGGGCAGCCATTGTTACCTAGCGTTGCCGAAGGGCCCGCTCACTCCGTACCATGTGTTGATATTGCCGATAGCGCATCATCAATCTGTTACAAAG GCGCCAGATGAAGTGAACAAAGAGATAAAGCAGTTCAAAGAAGTGCTGAAGAAGTTCTACTCTTCGATGGGAATGCTGGGAGTGTTTTTCGAGAGGAACTTCAAGAGCTCGCACATGCAGATACAATGTGTGCCCGTGCCGAAAGCGTGCGAGACGCAATTGTTAGAGGTTTTTCAG GATGAGGCTGGTATCAACCGAATTGAACTAGAAGTACTGCCGCCGTTCACGGAGATAGCTCAAGTGTCCCTGCCCGGGGCTCCTTACTTTCACGCGGAGTTGCCCTCCGACCAGATCTACGCGAAGACCAGGCAACACTTCCCTTTACAGTTTGGACG AGATGTACTGTCAAGTCCACCGATTCTGAATTGCGAGGACAAAGCAGACTGGCGACAGTGTCTTTTGTCGCGTGAAGAAGAAGACTCCCTTGTTGCAATGTTTAGACAAAAGTTCAAGCCGTTCGACTTCACAGCCGATGTCGATAGTGATAGCGATTGA
- the LOC126971937 gene encoding CWF19-like protein 1 isoform X3, producing MGKRGIFTTSADVKIAYLTGLSRRELGKDIPMCTFEPSDCSAVRDACYRGQTEYRGVDVLITTLWPSGIQQDEVQKVDVAEERLSNLIAWLSIHLKPRYHFVPSIDKFYERQPYRNQSTHQDYRECATRFIALSSVGNKAKEKWIYACSLQPITKMRMTDLLQGTTDETPCPYDPDLLKQHQPGKVVKISGNGQFFFNMDTQDDDHGKRKRRSGDNPDKKRKENPDSCWFCLSSPTVEKHLVICVGSHCYLALPKGPLTPYHVLILPIAHHQSVTKAPDEVNKEIKQFKEVLKKFYSSMGMLGVFFERNFKSSHMQIQCVPVPKACETQLLEVFQDEAGINRIELEVLPPFTEIAQVSLPGAPYFHAELPSDQIYAKTRQHFPLQFGRDVLSSPPILNCEDKADWRQCLLSREEEDSLVAMFRQKFKPFDFTADVDSDSD from the exons ATGG gTAAAAGGGGGATTTTCACTACTAGTGCAGATGTGAAAATAGCATACTTAACTGGGTTATCAAGAAGAGAGCTAGGCAAGGACATCCCAATGTGTACATTTGAACCGAGTGACTGCAGTGCTGTGAGAGATGCATGTTACAGAGGTCAAACCGAATATAGAGGTGTTGATGTTTTGATTACAACTCTTTGGCCCAGTGGTATACAACAAGATGAGGTTCAAAAG GTAGATGTTGCAGAGGAAAGGTTATCAAACTTAATAGCTTGGCTGTCAATACATTTGAAACCGAGGTATCATTTTGTGCCATCTATTGACAAATTCTATGAGAGGCAACCATATAG GAATCAAAGTACTCACCAAGATTATAGAGAATGTGCAACAAGATTCATAGCATTATCATCAGTGGGGAACAAAGCTAAAGAGAAATGGATATATGCTTGCTCGCTACAACCTATCACAAAGATGAGAATGACAGATCTTTTGCAAGGCACAACTGATGAAACTCCATGCCCGTACGATCCTGACTTGTTGAAGCAACATCAACCAGGAAAGGTGGTCAAG atatCGGGAAATGGCCAGTTCTTCTTTAATATGGATACCCAAGATGACGATCATGGCAAGAGAAAAAGAAGGAGTGGAGATAATCctgataaaaaaagaaaagaaaatccCG aTTCGTGCTGGTTCTGTCTATCTTCACCAACAGTTGAGAAGCATCTGGTGATATGTGTGGGCAGCCATTGTTACCTAGCGTTGCCGAAGGGCCCGCTCACTCCGTACCATGTGTTGATATTGCCGATAGCGCATCATCAATCTGTTACAAAG GCGCCAGATGAAGTGAACAAAGAGATAAAGCAGTTCAAAGAAGTGCTGAAGAAGTTCTACTCTTCGATGGGAATGCTGGGAGTGTTTTTCGAGAGGAACTTCAAGAGCTCGCACATGCAGATACAATGTGTGCCCGTGCCGAAAGCGTGCGAGACGCAATTGTTAGAGGTTTTTCAG GATGAGGCTGGTATCAACCGAATTGAACTAGAAGTACTGCCGCCGTTCACGGAGATAGCTCAAGTGTCCCTGCCCGGGGCTCCTTACTTTCACGCGGAGTTGCCCTCCGACCAGATCTACGCGAAGACCAGGCAACACTTCCCTTTACAGTTTGGACG AGATGTACTGTCAAGTCCACCGATTCTGAATTGCGAGGACAAAGCAGACTGGCGACAGTGTCTTTTGTCGCGTGAAGAAGAAGACTCCCTTGTTGCAATGTTTAGACAAAAGTTCAAGCCGTTCGACTTCACAGCCGATGTCGATAGTGATAGCGATTGA